A genomic window from Flintibacter sp. KGMB00164 includes:
- a CDS encoding radical SAM protein has protein sequence MRNNVKDNMQNFAINQALKYIEGNPEENIPKLMSLVDRFTPEGWYQSQRDAIRQVIEEKNNWYQLILRVYELDPGVRRAFFQNFLFNASLKGSATQEEIKARENCNVPWAILLDPTSACNMHCTGCWAAEYGNQLNLSLETIDSIIRQGKELGTYMYIYTGGEPMVRKADLIRLCEMHPDCEFLAFTNGTLIDEDFCQEMLRVKNFVPAISLEGFEGANDSRRGKGVYQKVNRAMALLKEHHLPFGISTCYTSQNYKDITSEAFFDHIIDSGALFVWFFHYMPVGNDAATQLLPTPEQRKEVYHRIREFRKSKAIFSMDFQNDAEYVGGCIAGGRNYLHINAKGDVEPCVFIHYSNCNIHDTSLLDALKSPIFMAYHDNQPFNENMLRPCPMLENPEALRAMVKKTGAVSTDYQSPESVDHLCDKTTPYAENWKGTAEELWKGCGGCTACGKKE, from the coding sequence ATGCGTAATAATGTAAAAGATAATATGCAGAACTTTGCCATCAATCAGGCACTGAAGTATATCGAGGGAAATCCGGAAGAAAACATTCCCAAGCTCATGTCCCTGGTGGACCGCTTCACCCCGGAGGGCTGGTATCAGAGCCAGCGGGATGCCATTCGGCAAGTCATCGAAGAGAAGAACAACTGGTACCAGCTGATCCTGCGGGTCTATGAACTGGACCCCGGGGTGCGCCGGGCCTTTTTCCAGAACTTTCTGTTTAACGCCAGCCTGAAGGGTAGCGCTACCCAGGAAGAGATCAAAGCCCGGGAAAATTGCAACGTACCCTGGGCGATCCTGTTGGACCCCACCTCTGCCTGCAATATGCACTGTACCGGCTGCTGGGCAGCTGAGTACGGCAATCAGCTCAACCTCAGTCTGGAGACCATCGACTCCATCATCCGTCAGGGCAAGGAACTGGGCACCTATATGTACATCTACACCGGCGGTGAGCCTATGGTACGGAAAGCCGACCTCATCCGGCTGTGTGAGATGCATCCGGACTGTGAATTTCTGGCCTTTACCAACGGCACCCTCATTGACGAGGACTTCTGCCAGGAGATGCTGCGGGTAAAGAACTTTGTCCCCGCCATCTCCCTGGAAGGGTTTGAAGGGGCCAACGACTCCCGCCGGGGCAAAGGCGTGTATCAGAAGGTCAACCGGGCCATGGCGCTGTTGAAGGAGCATCACCTGCCCTTCGGCATCTCCACCTGCTACACCAGCCAGAACTACAAAGACATCACCAGTGAAGCATTCTTTGACCATATCATCGACAGCGGCGCCCTGTTTGTCTGGTTCTTCCATTACATGCCTGTGGGCAATGACGCAGCCACCCAGCTGCTGCCCACCCCGGAGCAGCGGAAAGAGGTATACCACCGGATTCGGGAATTCCGTAAGAGCAAAGCCATCTTCTCCATGGATTTCCAGAACGATGCAGAATATGTAGGCGGATGCATCGCCGGCGGACGAAACTATCTGCACATCAACGCCAAGGGCGATGTGGAACCCTGCGTATTCATCCACTACTCCAACTGCAACATCCACGACACCAGCTTGCTGGACGCCCTCAAGAGTCCCATCTTCATGGCGTACCACGACAACCAGCCTTTCAATGAAAACATGCTGCGGCCCTGCCCCATGCTGGAAAATCCCGAGGCGCTGCGGGCCATGGTGAAAAAGACAGGCGCGGTGAGTACCGACTACCAGAGCCCGGAGAGTGTGGACCATCTGTGTGATAAGACGACACCCTATGCGGAAAACTGGAAGGGCACTGCGGAGGAGCTTTGGAAGGGATGCGGCGGCTGCACTGCCTGCGGGAAAAAGGAGTAA